The genomic segment AGCGCACGCCGGTGTTCAAGGGGCGCTGACGGACCGACGGGGGGAGCCGATGCAGGATCTGGCGTTCTCGCTCTGCGACGAGTTCGGCCCGGCGAAGATCGTGCACGTGCACGAGCCGCGCATCGGGCTTCGCGGCACGCTGGTGGTCGACAACACCGCGGCCGGCCCGTCGATCGGCGGCCTGCGCATGGCGCCGGACGTGAGCACCGAGGAGTGCTTCCGGCTCGCGCGCGCGATGACGCTGAAGAACGCGGCGGCCGGCCTGCCGCACGGCGGCGGCAAGTCGGTGCTCTACGGCGATCCGCGCATGCCGCGCGAGCGCAAGGAGGAGCTGATCCGCGCCTTCGCCTGCGCGCTTCGCGGCTGCGACGACTACATCTTCGGGCCCGACATGGGCACCGACGAGACCGCGATGGCCTGGGTGCGCGACGAGATCGGCCGCGCGGTCGGCCTGCCGCGCGAGCTCGGCGGGATTCCGCTCGACGAGCTCGGCGCCACCGGCTTCGGCCTGCGCCACGCGGCGGAGGTCGCGGCGCGCCACGTCGGCCTGTCGCTCGCGGGCGCGCGCGTGGCGGTGCAGGGCTTCGGCTCGGTGGGCCTGCACGCGTCGCGATTCCTGGTCGAGCAGGGCGCGCGCATCGTGGCTGTGAGCGACTCGGCCGGCGCGATCGCCGACCCCGCCGGGCTCGACGTCGCCGCGCTCGCCGAGCTGAAGCGCGCGGGCAAGAGCGTGGCCGAGCACTCCTCGGGCACGCGCATCTCGGCCGAGGAGCTGGTCGGCGTGGAGTGCGAGATCTGGATCCCCGCCGCGCGGCCGGACGTGATCGACGCTGCGAGCGCGCCGCGCCTTCGCGCGAAGCTCGTGATCGCGGGCGCGAACATCCCCATCACGGCCGACGCCGAGCGCATGCTGCACGAGCGCGGCGTGGTCTGCGTGCCGGACTTCATCGCCAACGCGGGCGGGGTGATCTGCGCGGCCATGGAGTACCGCGGCGCGACGCAGTCGGCCGCGTTCGATGCGATCGCGGAGCGGATCCGCGCCAACACGGCGGCCGTGCTCGAGTCCGCCTCGCGAAAGCAAGTGCAGCCGCGGCAGGCCGCGGTCGAGCTCGCGCGCGAGCGCGTGGCCCGCGCGATGGCGACGCGCCGCTGGTCGATCTTCTGAGAGGGGCAGGGGGATGTACCGGATCCGCCTCCACGGCCGCGGCGGTCAGGGCATCCAGACCGGGGCGCGCATCCTCGCCAGCGCCCTGTTCGTCGAGGGCTTCGAGACGCAGGACTCGCCGCTGTACGGCGCCGAGCGGCGCGGCGCGCCGGTGTCGGCAACCGTGCGCGCAGCGCGCGCGCCGATCCGCGAGCGCGGCCTTCCGGCGCGCGCGGACCTGATCGCCGTCGGCGACGAGTCTCTGCTCGGCGTCGCGGCAGCGGGCGTGCTGCGCGACGCGGACGAGCGGAGCTGGCTCCTGATCCGCAGCGGTGTCGCGGCGGAGATCTGGCGCTCCAGGCTGGGCCGCTCGGAGCGAGTCGCGACCTTCGCGCTCGAGGTCGAAGAGGGCGCGGAGCTTCCGCTCGTGGGCGCGGCGTGCGCGGGCGCGGCGGCGCGTATGCTCGGCGTGGTCTCTCGCGCATCGCTGGAAAGCGCGCTCGAGCGCGAGCTGGCCGCGCTCTCCGCGCAAGCGCGCGCGGCGAGCGCGGCGCGCGCGTTCGCGGCCTGGGACGAGCTCGCCGCGCTCGCCGGCTGCGTAACGGAGGAGCCCGCACCGATCGGCGCGCCGCTTCCGCGGCCGGACTGGGTCGACGTCCCGCTCGATCCCGCGGACGTCGCCGCGCCGGACATCCGCGTGCCGCTCACCAGCGTGCAGGTTCGCACGGGCCTCTGGCGCACGCTTCGTCCGGTGATCGACGACGCGCTCTGCCGCCGCTGCTCCTGGCTCTGCAGCAGCTTCTGCCCCGACGGCGCGATCTCGATCGATCCCGACGGCCGGCCGTGCATCGACTACGACCACTGCAAGGGCTGCCTCGTCTGCGCGGCGGTCTGCCCGCCGCACGCGATCCGCGTCGAGCGCGAGGCCGGACGCGCGACCGAGCCGGAGAAGGTCGGATGAGCCGCGTCCTGCTCAGCGGCAACGCAGCGATCGCGTGGGGCGCGCGGCTCGCGGGCGTCGACTACGTGCCCGCGTTCCCGATCACGCCGCAGACCGAGATCATCGAGACGCTGGCGGGCTGGATCGGGTCGAACGAGCTCGACGCGCGAACGGTCATGTTCGAGTCCGAGCACTCCATGCTCACCGCTGCTGGCGCCGCGGCCTCGACGGGCGTGCGCGTCTTCACCGCGACCTCGAGCCAGGGGCTGCTCTACGCGATGGAGATGCTGTATTCGGTCGCGGGCTGGCGCGCGCCGTTCGTGCTGGTGAACGTGTCGCGCGCGGTGGCGGCGCCGGTCACGTTGCACAGCGACCACGGCGACGTGCTCGCGGCGCGCGACTCGGGCTTCCTGCAGCTGCACGCGGCGACCTGCCAGGAGGCGCTCGACCTGGTGCTGCTCGGCTACCGCACCGCGGAGCACCCGGACGTGCGCCTGCCGGCGCTGGTGAACCTGGACGGCTTCCTGCTCTCGTTCACGCGCGAGCCGGTCGAGCTTCC from the Deltaproteobacteria bacterium genome contains:
- a CDS encoding Glu/Leu/Phe/Val dehydrogenase, with amino-acid sequence MQDLAFSLCDEFGPAKIVHVHEPRIGLRGTLVVDNTAAGPSIGGLRMAPDVSTEECFRLARAMTLKNAAAGLPHGGGKSVLYGDPRMPRERKEELIRAFACALRGCDDYIFGPDMGTDETAMAWVRDEIGRAVGLPRELGGIPLDELGATGFGLRHAAEVAARHVGLSLAGARVAVQGFGSVGLHASRFLVEQGARIVAVSDSAGAIADPAGLDVAALAELKRAGKSVAEHSSGTRISAEELVGVECEIWIPAARPDVIDAASAPRLRAKLVIAGANIPITADAERMLHERGVVCVPDFIANAGGVICAAMEYRGATQSAAFDAIAERIRANTAAVLESASRKQVQPRQAAVELARERVARAMATRRWSIF